A stretch of DNA from Bacillus sp. Marseille-Q1617:
ACTATCAATGCTATTTTTGAGCCATTCTATACAACCAAAGAGCTTGGTACCGGAATAGGATTGTTTATTTGTAAGAAGCTGATTGAAAAGCATGGCGGTGAAATCACTTGTGCATCTACTGACGATAAGACTACCTTTACGATTAAAATCCCGTTGCGTTCCATTGTTCCTTCATAGGTAAAGGTCTGCCCCATTTATAAGGAACAGACCTTATTTTTTTACAGAATTACTGACATTCAATACAGTTGGCCTTCCAATGGAGTAATAGTCAACTGGCGCTTCATTTGCTTCTTCCAACGTAAAACAATTGCGTCCGTCAAATATAGCGGCATTATTCATGAGACCGGCTATGGTCCGAAGTCTGAGCACTTTATATTCTTCCCATTCTGTCACAATGAAGAGCATATCTTGATCTTCTATCGCATCTAAGCAATGTTCACCATATTTGACTGCGTTCCCCAGGATAGACCTGGCGTTTGTCATGGCAGCCGGATCGAAGACGGTCACCTCAACGCCATATGCCAGAAGTTCATTGATGATCTCAATTGAAGCAGCTTCTCGCATATCATCCGTATTGGGTTTGAACGAAAGTCCGAGTATGCCTGCTTTTTTATCTCTTAATGATTGAAAATGTGTTTTTGCTTTGGTTATGAGCCTCTTCTGCTGCTGGGTATTCACTGTGATCACGGATTTCAACAGCTCAAATGGATGTTCCACATTCCCTGCAAGCTGCACAAGGGCATTCGTGTCTTTTGGGAAACAGGAACCCCCATAGCCAATCCCGGCTTGCAGGAAATGAGGGCCGATTCTATGATCCATCCCCATGCCTTTTGCGACATCTTCAATGTTACCGCCTGTTTTCTCACAAAGTGTGGCGATTTCATTTATAAAACTGATCTTCGTAGCCAAGAAAGCATTTGACGCATATTTGATCATTTCTGCACTTTCCACAGAAGTATGCAGTATGGGTATATTGAAGGGTTTCACCATTTCTTCTAGCTTAGTTGCAGTTTGGTCACACTCCGTACCGATGACAATACGGTCGCCGTGAAACGTGTCGTGAAGGGCAGACCCTTCCCGTAAAAATTCAGGGTTGGAAGCTATGGAGAATTGAACAGGCACTGACAAAGAATCTTTTATCCATTCTTTAATACTTTGATTTGTACCGACAGGAACTGTGCTTTTCGTCACAATGATGGTGTCATGCCTGGTTAAATGGGCACCTATGCCATGGGCTGCCGCTTTTATTGCGGACAGGTTGCAAGTACCGTCTTCATTAGATGGTGTTCCTACTGCAAGAATGATGACTTCCGCCTGGGGAATGGCATCGTCATATTCGGTTGTGAACGAGATATTCCCTTTAGCCAGCTGCTTTTGGAGCATTTCCTCCAAACCGTTTTCATACAGTGGGGAGCGGCCGGACTTCAACATGTCAATCCGTAAGGCGTCAATGTCTAAAACTGTGACGTTATGTGAGATTTCTGCGAAAGATACGCCTGTCACCAAACCGGCGTAACCGGCACCAATCACTGAAATTTTCATTGGACATCCCTTCTTTATACATAATCTATTCCCTTATTTTATCAAAGATATATTTAGGCAGTGGTCTTAAATAGTAAAAGTTATCAGGAAAAAGATTGATTAATTGTAAATTTATATATGTGGATTCTATTATTTTGACTTATTATTTTTATGTGAATGATATAATAGTAGTAGAATAAGCCTACGAGGAGAGTTCTGATGGTCGTAAATGAAAAGGGAGTTACATTAATTGAAATATTGGCGGCTGTCACGATTTTGTCGATCATTCTTGTATCCATCTTTCGTTTGTTCCCGCAGGTGGGGATGATGAACCAACAGAATGAATTGAAGATAAAAGGGATGCATATGGCAAAGGGAGTGCTGGTTGAGTGGTCCGATAGGAGTGATGTCAGGTCCTTTCTTCTTGATGAAGATACGGGTTCATCTCCGGAGGGATTCCAGGCAGCAGAATCTGCTACTGAGGATTATTATCTTTTTATCATTGAGGAATCTTCCTTTGAGAAACATATAAAAATAAATAAATTGCCCAGCTTGGAAAATGGAGCAGGAAAGACTTACTTAATACAAGTTGAATTGCTGGATAAGAGAGGGACTCTGGTGAGTAAGACGTTTGGATATATCTCTCTGGAGGGGGAGCAGCCTTGACTGATGAAAAAGGGGTAACATTAATTGAAGTGCTGGCAGGATTGGCCATCCTCACCGTCATTGGTTTGGTCCTCTGGAATGTATTTTTTCAAGGTCTTTATTATTCCAAAAAAGCGGAGTCGGACATTTCCTTACAGCAAGAAGCGAACATTATTTCCATGAAGATGACCAGAATTCATCAAACATCTAAATCATATTCAGTTGAAAGTGAACAATGCAAAGTGAAAGTAGACTATACACCCTCATCAACAAACAAGCCTCCAAAGGAAACTACATTTTCACATTCAAAGCTGTGCATATCCGCAAACCAAGTGGATAAAGTGATTCCAAGTAATGAAGAGTTTGAATTGTTTCTCACAATATACGACAAGCAGCGGCCGGAAAATGAGTTTAAACTTCGTACGACGTTATATAGATTGAGAGAGGGATGACAGTTGGCTCGAATGAATAATAATAAAGGTTATGCTTTGGTTCTGACATTACTGATTCTAGTCGTTTTCATGGCTCTGGCCCTCTATCTCATGGGACGTTCATACAGCAGTACGAAACAAAATGAAGTAGTGGAAGAAAACTATCAATCTGCTGCCCTGGCGGAAATGGGGGTCACCCAGTATAAAATAGTGATTAAGGATGCTTATGAGAAGAGCAAAAGGCCTATTGAGAAGAAACTAGCTTCCGATCCTGATTTCGATTCCACCAATAGGGGGATTATCAATGAACTGGAATGTGAATTGAAGAAGCAGTTAAGGACAATGGTGTGTGGGGGAGAGGTAGAGGCTTATTCAATCACCGTTGATGAGAAGGGTCCTTCATCATTTACCATAAAAAATTTTGTATTCGATCAACAAGAGGAAGGCAAGCTTAAGGTTACATTTACAAGTACGGATAATCAAGAGGGAGAGGTTACCAGCTTGAATGTTACTATGATCATACCCATTGACGCGCAAGGCGGCTTTGGGGAAGGCGGTCAGCCGGTTGGATTTGATGTAATAAAGCTTCCCTCTGACATAAACCCGGATTGTGTGGATCCCAAAAACAAAGATGTCCATTGTGACAGGGTAGTAATGAAGGATGACTCCGAATATCCGGGGAACAATAAAAGTATTGAAAAAGAACTAATATATGCCCAAAACGATTTAGAATTGAGTGGAAATGCCAACAATTTTGAATATGCCAAAATACACGTAGAGAAAGATTTTACTTTAATGAAAAACATGAACAATGCTAAAAAAGTATATATTGAAGTAAAAGAAAACGCGTATTTTAAAGGGCATTTGGATACTTCATTATCCGATATATATGTTCAACAAGATATGTTTGTTGAGAAACAGCTTAAACTTTATGACCATTCAACCCTCTATGTAGGCGGCAGCTTGACGGTTGATAGTGAGGGTAATGAGAGTAGTAAGAATGGAAAGGGCAATGGGGGTAATGACAACAATGGAAATGGCAATAAGTTAGATGTCAGCCTTGATTCCACAATGTGTATTGGAGGCAGCTTGCATGGGTATCCAACTGCAGACATCGATGGAAAAATATATATGAAAGGGTCAAAAGAGAACGGCAGAATTGAGCTTGATTCTAAAAGTAGCGGCTTGGAGAATATTGAGTTTTTGGATGAAGAAACTTTCAATAACAAATGTGGGCATAAAAATATCTGGGGAGAAATCGAAACCCAGGTGGAATATGAATATAATTAGGAAACAGTATGCTAGAAAAGAACAGGAAGTGAGATCCTGTTCTTTTTTTATGCATTAAATTAAA
This window harbors:
- a CDS encoding prepilin-type N-terminal cleavage/methylation domain-containing protein; the encoded protein is MVVNEKGVTLIEILAAVTILSIILVSIFRLFPQVGMMNQQNELKIKGMHMAKGVLVEWSDRSDVRSFLLDEDTGSSPEGFQAAESATEDYYLFIIEESSFEKHIKINKLPSLENGAGKTYLIQVELLDKRGTLVSKTFGYISLEGEQP
- a CDS encoding UDP-glucose/GDP-mannose dehydrogenase family protein, yielding MKISVIGAGYAGLVTGVSFAEISHNVTVLDIDALRIDMLKSGRSPLYENGLEEMLQKQLAKGNISFTTEYDDAIPQAEVIILAVGTPSNEDGTCNLSAIKAAAHGIGAHLTRHDTIIVTKSTVPVGTNQSIKEWIKDSLSVPVQFSIASNPEFLREGSALHDTFHGDRIVIGTECDQTATKLEEMVKPFNIPILHTSVESAEMIKYASNAFLATKISFINEIATLCEKTGGNIEDVAKGMGMDHRIGPHFLQAGIGYGGSCFPKDTNALVQLAGNVEHPFELLKSVITVNTQQQKRLITKAKTHFQSLRDKKAGILGLSFKPNTDDMREAASIEIINELLAYGVEVTVFDPAAMTNARSILGNAVKYGEHCLDAIEDQDMLFIVTEWEEYKVLRLRTIAGLMNNAAIFDGRNCFTLEEANEAPVDYYSIGRPTVLNVSNSVKK
- a CDS encoding type II secretion system protein; the protein is MTDEKGVTLIEVLAGLAILTVIGLVLWNVFFQGLYYSKKAESDISLQQEANIISMKMTRIHQTSKSYSVESEQCKVKVDYTPSSTNKPPKETTFSHSKLCISANQVDKVIPSNEEFELFLTIYDKQRPENEFKLRTTLYRLREG